The Streptomyces nitrosporeus genome includes a window with the following:
- a CDS encoding tetratricopeptide repeat protein, with protein sequence MSTRCQRPLCEGNYEDMGGGELYCDTCGLAPVVASAGPPSGHGRGPGAGLLSSPPTGVAGGGVSGSGSQRSGSRSSSRSSSGSSRSSTSRRSVSGRLSRSLSGTRTSRSVSVRASGGSTGSAPSRSRLGAGLVLVPEVPRPDPRTAVMPNPEVPERKRFCSRSDCGAPVGRSRGDRPGRTEGFCTKCGHPYSFVPKLRGGDIVHGQYEVAGCLAHGGLGWVYLAVDRAVADRWVVLKGLLDTGDQDAMAAAISERRFLAEIEHSNIVRIYNFVEHLDQRTGSLDGYIVMEYIGGKALKEIANERRTPEGKRDPLPVEQACAYGIEALEALGHLHSRNLLYCDFKVDNAIQTEDQLKLIDMGAVRRMDDAESAIYGTVGYQAPEVAEAGPSVASDLYTVARTLAVLTFDFQGYTNVFVDSLPDPDNIEVFRRYESFYRLLVRATDPDPARRFASAAEMAEQLTGVLREVVALQTGRPRPALSTLFGTELRVTDTRLFADPADEVSLLGARSGRAPGPGRRRGRAPAAAAGGAPGPAGRAAAPAAPPVPAGPAAGAAPVYAPDTHVRGGAAGTAGGAGGALAYAATRTAVPGPRAVPDPGPPPAAPVGGAPVLAVFDARATSLALPVPRVDANDPNAGFLAGMPASAPAELITALRSVPAASLETRLRELRARLETGELDSAVRVLASVESQHPDDWRVVWYRGLTSLVTGDKEHAALAFDAVYDAFPGEPAPKLALGVCAEVLGQLDNAAEYYRLVWTTDPSFVSAAFGLARVQLAVGDRAGAVRTLESVPEASIHYTAARVAAVRARLRERAPQEALFGDLSAAADQVTALRGYGLDAVRREQLATEVLGKALDWVLSGSPAAQPPSPASPSPGGPGKLLGSELDERGLRFGLERSYRMLARLAQRGDERIELVERANRFRPRTWV encoded by the coding sequence ATGAGTACGCGGTGCCAGCGCCCCTTGTGCGAGGGGAACTACGAGGACATGGGCGGCGGTGAGCTGTACTGCGACACCTGCGGGCTGGCGCCGGTGGTGGCGTCCGCGGGGCCCCCGTCCGGGCACGGCCGGGGGCCCGGGGCCGGCCTGCTCAGCTCCCCGCCCACCGGGGTCGCGGGCGGCGGGGTGAGCGGCAGCGGTTCGCAGCGGTCGGGTTCGCGCTCCTCCTCACGGTCCTCGTCGGGGTCCTCGCGTTCCTCGACGTCCCGCCGTTCGGTCTCCGGCCGGCTCTCCCGCTCGCTGTCCGGGACCCGTACGTCCCGCTCGGTGTCGGTGCGCGCCTCGGGCGGCTCGACGGGCTCCGCGCCCAGCAGGAGCAGACTGGGGGCCGGGCTGGTGCTCGTCCCCGAGGTGCCCCGGCCCGACCCGCGGACCGCGGTGATGCCGAACCCGGAGGTACCCGAGCGGAAGCGGTTCTGCTCGCGGTCGGACTGCGGTGCCCCGGTGGGCCGCTCGCGCGGTGACCGGCCGGGCCGCACCGAGGGTTTCTGCACCAAGTGCGGCCACCCCTACTCCTTCGTGCCGAAGCTGCGCGGCGGTGACATCGTGCACGGGCAGTACGAGGTGGCGGGCTGTCTGGCGCACGGCGGGCTGGGCTGGGTGTACCTGGCGGTGGACCGCGCGGTCGCGGACCGCTGGGTGGTCCTCAAGGGCCTGCTGGACACCGGGGACCAGGACGCCATGGCGGCGGCCATCTCCGAGCGGCGCTTCCTCGCGGAGATCGAGCACTCCAACATCGTGCGGATCTACAACTTCGTGGAGCACCTGGACCAGCGGACCGGTTCGCTGGACGGCTACATAGTGATGGAGTACATCGGCGGCAAGGCGCTCAAGGAGATCGCCAACGAGCGCCGTACGCCGGAGGGGAAGAGGGACCCGCTGCCGGTCGAGCAGGCCTGCGCGTACGGGATCGAGGCGCTGGAGGCGCTCGGTCATCTGCACAGCCGCAACCTCCTCTACTGCGACTTCAAGGTCGACAACGCGATCCAGACGGAGGACCAGCTCAAGCTGATCGACATGGGCGCGGTGCGCCGGATGGACGACGCCGAGTCGGCGATCTACGGCACCGTCGGCTACCAGGCGCCGGAGGTGGCCGAGGCGGGCCCGTCCGTCGCCTCCGACCTGTACACGGTCGCGCGGACGCTCGCGGTGCTGACCTTCGACTTCCAGGGGTACACCAACGTCTTCGTGGACTCGCTGCCCGATCCGGACAACATCGAGGTGTTCCGGCGCTACGAGTCCTTCTACCGGCTGCTCGTGCGGGCCACCGACCCCGATCCGGCGCGCCGGTTCGCCTCGGCGGCGGAGATGGCCGAGCAGCTGACGGGGGTGCTGCGGGAGGTGGTGGCGTTGCAGACCGGGCGCCCGCGCCCCGCGCTGTCCACGCTCTTCGGCACGGAACTGCGGGTGACGGACACGCGGTTGTTCGCCGACCCGGCGGACGAGGTGTCGCTGCTGGGCGCCCGGTCCGGGCGGGCCCCGGGACCCGGGCGCCGCCGGGGCCGGGCACCGGCCGCCGCGGCGGGCGGGGCCCCCGGGCCGGCGGGCCGGGCGGCGGCCCCGGCCGCTCCGCCCGTCCCGGCCGGACCGGCCGCCGGGGCCGCTCCGGTGTACGCGCCCGACACGCACGTCCGGGGCGGTGCGGCCGGCACGGCGGGCGGGGCCGGCGGGGCGCTCGCGTACGCCGCGACGCGGACGGCCGTCCCGGGACCGCGCGCGGTCCCCGATCCCGGTCCCCCGCCCGCCGCGCCCGTCGGCGGTGCCCCGGTGCTCGCGGTGTTCGACGCCCGGGCCACCTCGCTGGCCCTGCCGGTCCCCCGGGTCGACGCGAACGACCCGAACGCCGGTTTCCTCGCCGGGATGCCGGCCTCGGCTCCGGCCGAACTGATCACGGCCCTGCGCTCGGTGCCCGCCGCGTCGCTGGAGACCCGGCTGCGGGAGCTGCGTGCCCGGCTGGAGACGGGGGAACTCGACTCCGCGGTCCGGGTGCTGGCCTCCGTCGAGTCCCAGCACCCGGACGACTGGCGGGTGGTGTGGTACCGGGGTCTGACGTCGCTGGTGACGGGTGACAAGGAGCACGCGGCCCTCGCGTTCGACGCGGTCTACGACGCGTTCCCGGGCGAGCCCGCGCCGAAGCTGGCCCTCGGTGTCTGCGCGGAGGTGCTGGGCCAGCTGGACAACGCCGCCGAGTACTACCGGCTGGTGTGGACGACCGATCCCAGTTTCGTGAGCGCGGCGTTCGGTCTGGCCCGGGTGCAGCTCGCGGTGGGTGACCGGGCCGGGGCGGTGCGGACGCTGGAGTCGGTCCCCGAGGCGTCGATCCACTACACGGCGGCCCGGGTGGCCGCGGTGCGCGCCCGGCTGCGCGAACGGGCCCCGCAGGAGGCGCTGTTCGGCGACCTGTCGGCGGCGGCGGACCAGGTGACCGCCTTGCGGGGGTACGGCCTGGACGCGGTGCGCAGGGAGCAGTTGGCGACCGAGGTGCTGGGGAAGGCCCTGGACTGGGTACTCTCCGGTAGTCCCGCGGCCCAGCCGCCGTCCCCGGCCTCCCCCTCCCCGGGCGGACCGGGGAAGCTGCTGGGCAGCGAACTGGACGAGCGGGGCCTCCGGTTCGGGCTCGAACGCTCGTACCGGATGCTCGCCCGGCTGGCGCAGCGGGGCGACGAGAGGATCGAACTGGTGGAACGGGCCAACCGTTTCCGCCCCCGGACCTGGGTGTGA
- a CDS encoding glutamate ABC transporter substrate-binding protein → MRGRDVRVVRGGLRGWGGVAGMAVACAVTAAAALLPLAHHKGPDTAGRGAGTPVASAVPAADEACTSPEASLPASSGGGPDIEKIRARGKLVAGVDQNSFRWGYRNPETRTLEGFDIDLVRAIAEDVLGDRDAVIFRAIPTNQRIAALENGRVDVVVRTMTINCKRLEQVSFSTAYFRAGQQVLAPKESDITGYDTSLKGKRVCSAEGSTAYDALEKESFGAVFKDEHDGTGRDLDRLTVPSQLDCLVRLQLGEVDAVVTDNALAAGQAAQDPAVELKGAPFTTEYYGVAVKRGSDDLVARVNHVLEEYRRGGDDSPWMKSYRAWLEEGLPGVEAPPAPLYRSN, encoded by the coding sequence GCGGTGGCCTGCGCCGTCACGGCCGCGGCCGCCCTGCTGCCCCTGGCGCACCACAAGGGCCCGGACACCGCCGGGCGGGGCGCCGGCACACCGGTGGCCTCCGCGGTGCCCGCCGCCGACGAGGCGTGCACGAGCCCGGAGGCGAGCCTGCCGGCGTCGAGCGGGGGCGGGCCGGACATCGAGAAGATCCGCGCGCGCGGGAAGCTGGTCGCCGGGGTGGACCAGAACAGCTTCCGCTGGGGGTACCGCAACCCCGAGACGCGAACGCTGGAGGGCTTCGACATCGACCTGGTGCGGGCCATCGCCGAGGACGTCCTCGGCGACCGGGACGCGGTGATCTTCCGGGCCATCCCCACCAACCAGCGGATCGCCGCCCTGGAGAACGGCCGGGTCGACGTCGTCGTCCGCACGATGACCATCAACTGCAAGCGCCTGGAGCAGGTCTCGTTCTCCACCGCCTACTTCCGCGCCGGGCAGCAGGTCCTGGCCCCGAAGGAGTCGGACATCACGGGGTACGACACCTCCCTGAAGGGCAAGCGGGTGTGCAGCGCCGAGGGTTCGACGGCCTACGACGCCCTGGAGAAGGAGTCGTTCGGCGCGGTCTTCAAGGACGAGCACGACGGCACCGGCCGGGACCTGGACCGGCTGACCGTCCCCAGCCAGCTGGACTGCCTGGTACGGCTGCAACTCGGCGAGGTCGACGCGGTGGTCACCGACAACGCCCTGGCGGCCGGGCAGGCGGCCCAGGACCCGGCGGTGGAGCTGAAGGGCGCGCCCTTCACCACCGAGTACTACGGCGTCGCGGTGAAGCGGGGCTCCGACGACCTGGTGGCCCGGGTCAACCACGTGCTGGAGGAGTACCGCAGGGGCGGTGACGACAGCCCCTGGATGAAGTCGTACCGCGCCTGGCTGGAGGAGGGGCTGCCCGGTGTCGAGGCGCCGCCGGCGCCCCTGTACCGGAGCAACTGA